One segment of Trachemys scripta elegans isolate TJP31775 chromosome 1, CAS_Tse_1.0, whole genome shotgun sequence DNA contains the following:
- the UPF3A gene encoding regulator of nonsense transcripts 3A isoform X3, translating into MPVPHQSAAADLQKHQRQNQNPSARACCEELNQIFIIEASTEPQDTLDSLSTICSEPGMPSETPQEALNPQGGEDSSRQPRFLQHSFQPAGDSVRDASPVPSQRQYGRGDLIHLYPHLYSRAYINFRNPDDILLFRDRFDGYVFIDNKGLEYPAVVEFAPFQKISKKKLKKKDAKAGSIEDDPEYRKFLESYCADEEKICANPETLLGEIEAKTRELIARRTTPLLEYIKNRKLEKQRIREEKREERRRRELEKKRLREEEKRKRREEERRKRKEAEKQKKIAEKEIRIKLLKKPEKGDDLASETNKEKGEEADIEESKWEKSPGSGGIKSKPLEGSPKELKEKDVPLGDAEQEMFS; encoded by the exons ATGCCAGTGccacaccaaagtgctgcagcAGATTTACAAAAACACCAAAGACAAAATCAAAATCCCAGTGCACGTGCCTGCTGTGAAGAGCTGAATCAGATTTTTATCATAGAGGCCTCCACAGAACCCCAGGATACGTTGGACAGTTTGTCCACTATCTGCAGCGAGCCAGGCATGCCTTCAGAAACCCCACAGGAAGCCTTGAACCCCCAGGGAGGAGAAGATTCCTCTAGACAACCAAGATTTCTTCAGCACTCCTTCCAGCCAGCAGGAGACTCAGTCAGAGATGCCTCCCCAGTGCCCAGCCAGAGACAATATGGCAGAGGGGACCTCATCCA TCTTTATCCTCATCTCTACTCAAGAGCATACATTAATTTTAGAAATCCTGATGACATCCTTCTTTTTAGAGATCGCTTTGATGGCTATGTCTTCATTGATAATAAAG GTTTGGAATATCCTGCTGTGGTAGAGTTTGCTCCATTCCAAAAGATTTCAAAAAAGAAGCTTAAGAAAAAAGATGCAAAAGCTGGGAGCATTGAGGATG aTCCAGAATATAGAAAATTTTTAGAAAGTTACTGTGCCGATGAAGAGAAAATCTGTGCTAATCCTGAGACTCTGTTGGGAGAGATTGAGGCAAAAACAAGGGAACTTATTG ctAGAAGAACAACACCTCTTTtggaatatattaaaaatagaaaattagaAAAGCAG AGGATACGagaagaaaaaagggaagaacGAAGGAGGAGAGAATTAGAAAAGAAACGTCTGcgagaggaagagaaaagaaagcgCAGAGAAGAAGAAAGACGTAAAAGAAAAGAAGCAGAGAAGCAAAAGAAAATTGCTGAAAAAGAAATAAGGATCAAG CTTCTTAAAAAGCCTGAAAAGGGAGATGACCTGGCCAGTGAAACGaataaggaaaaaggagaagAAGCTGATATTGAAGAAAGCAAATGGGAAAAATCACCTGGATCCGGGGGTATAAAATCCAAGCCATTGGAGGGCTCACCAAAGGAACTTAAGGAAAA
- the UPF3A gene encoding regulator of nonsense transcripts 3A isoform X1 — MPVPHQSAAADLQKHQRQNQNPSARACCEELNQIFIIEASTEPQDTLDSLSTICSEPGMPSETPQEALNPQGGEDSSRQPRFLQHSFQPAGDSVRDASPVPSQRQYGRGDLIHLYPHLYSRAYINFRNPDDILLFRDRFDGYVFIDNKGLEYPAVVEFAPFQKISKKKLKKKDAKAGSIEDDPEYRKFLESYCADEEKICANPETLLGEIEAKTRELIARRTTPLLEYIKNRKLEKQRIREEKREERRRRELEKKRLREEEKRKRREEERRKRKEAEKQKKIAEKEIRIKLLKKPEKGDDLASETNKEKGEEADIEESKWEKSPGSGGIKSKPLEGSPKELKEKIVQPCSYTSQELAFEHIRDLQVRSMTAV, encoded by the exons ATGCCAGTGccacaccaaagtgctgcagcAGATTTACAAAAACACCAAAGACAAAATCAAAATCCCAGTGCACGTGCCTGCTGTGAAGAGCTGAATCAGATTTTTATCATAGAGGCCTCCACAGAACCCCAGGATACGTTGGACAGTTTGTCCACTATCTGCAGCGAGCCAGGCATGCCTTCAGAAACCCCACAGGAAGCCTTGAACCCCCAGGGAGGAGAAGATTCCTCTAGACAACCAAGATTTCTTCAGCACTCCTTCCAGCCAGCAGGAGACTCAGTCAGAGATGCCTCCCCAGTGCCCAGCCAGAGACAATATGGCAGAGGGGACCTCATCCA TCTTTATCCTCATCTCTACTCAAGAGCATACATTAATTTTAGAAATCCTGATGACATCCTTCTTTTTAGAGATCGCTTTGATGGCTATGTCTTCATTGATAATAAAG GTTTGGAATATCCTGCTGTGGTAGAGTTTGCTCCATTCCAAAAGATTTCAAAAAAGAAGCTTAAGAAAAAAGATGCAAAAGCTGGGAGCATTGAGGATG aTCCAGAATATAGAAAATTTTTAGAAAGTTACTGTGCCGATGAAGAGAAAATCTGTGCTAATCCTGAGACTCTGTTGGGAGAGATTGAGGCAAAAACAAGGGAACTTATTG ctAGAAGAACAACACCTCTTTtggaatatattaaaaatagaaaattagaAAAGCAG AGGATACGagaagaaaaaagggaagaacGAAGGAGGAGAGAATTAGAAAAGAAACGTCTGcgagaggaagagaaaagaaagcgCAGAGAAGAAGAAAGACGTAAAAGAAAAGAAGCAGAGAAGCAAAAGAAAATTGCTGAAAAAGAAATAAGGATCAAG CTTCTTAAAAAGCCTGAAAAGGGAGATGACCTGGCCAGTGAAACGaataaggaaaaaggagaagAAGCTGATATTGAAGAAAGCAAATGGGAAAAATCACCTGGATCCGGGGGTATAAAATCCAAGCCATTGGAGGGCTCACCAAAGGAACTTAAGGAAAA
- the UPF3A gene encoding regulator of nonsense transcripts 3A isoform X4, with protein MRSEREAGPGLARGGGREKRPMETPLRRESPRREPETPPPPPGPPPPPHPALGRPREEKRAALSKVVIRRLPPSLTKEQLEEQLHPLPAHDYFEFCTADPSLYPHLYSRAYINFRNPDDILLFRDRFDGYVFIDNKGLEYPAVVEFAPFQKISKKKLKKKDAKAGSIEDARRTTPLLEYIKNRKLEKQRIREEKREERRRRELEKKRLREEEKRKRREEERRKRKEAEKQKKIAEKEIRIKLLKKPEKGDDLASETNKEKGEEADIEESKWEKSPGSGGIKSKPLEGSPKELKEKIVQPCSYTSQELAFEHIRDLQVRSMTAV; from the exons ATGAGGTCGGAGCGGgaggccgggccggggctggcgcgCGGGGGCGGCCGGGAGAAGCGGCCCATGGAGACCCCGCTCCGGCGGGAGTCACCGCGCCGGGAGCCCGagacccccccgccgcccccgggCCCGCCTCCGCCGCCTCACCCGGCCCTGGGCAGGCCGCGGGAGGAGAAGAGAGCGGCGCTGAGCAAG GTAGTTATTCGCCGGCTTCCTCCTAGTCTAACCAAGGAGCAACTGGAAGAGCAGCTACATCCACTACCTGCCCAcgattattttgaattttgcaCTGCTGATCCCAG TCTTTATCCTCATCTCTACTCAAGAGCATACATTAATTTTAGAAATCCTGATGACATCCTTCTTTTTAGAGATCGCTTTGATGGCTATGTCTTCATTGATAATAAAG GTTTGGAATATCCTGCTGTGGTAGAGTTTGCTCCATTCCAAAAGATTTCAAAAAAGAAGCTTAAGAAAAAAGATGCAAAAGCTGGGAGCATTGAGGATG ctAGAAGAACAACACCTCTTTtggaatatattaaaaatagaaaattagaAAAGCAG AGGATACGagaagaaaaaagggaagaacGAAGGAGGAGAGAATTAGAAAAGAAACGTCTGcgagaggaagagaaaagaaagcgCAGAGAAGAAGAAAGACGTAAAAGAAAAGAAGCAGAGAAGCAAAAGAAAATTGCTGAAAAAGAAATAAGGATCAAG CTTCTTAAAAAGCCTGAAAAGGGAGATGACCTGGCCAGTGAAACGaataaggaaaaaggagaagAAGCTGATATTGAAGAAAGCAAATGGGAAAAATCACCTGGATCCGGGGGTATAAAATCCAAGCCATTGGAGGGCTCACCAAAGGAACTTAAGGAAAA
- the UPF3A gene encoding regulator of nonsense transcripts 3A isoform X2, with the protein MRSEREAGPGLARGGGREKRPMETPLRRESPRREPETPPPPPGPPPPPHPALGRPREEKRAALSKVVIRRLPPSLTKEQLEEQLHPLPAHDYFEFCTADPSLYPHLYSRAYINFRNPDDILLFRDRFDGYVFIDNKGLEYPAVVEFAPFQKISKKKLKKKDAKAGSIEDDPEYRKFLESYCADEEKICANPETLLGEIEAKTRELIARRTTPLLEYIKNRKLEKQRIREEKREERRRRELEKKRLREEEKRKRREEERRKRKEAEKQKKIAEKEIRIKLLKKPEKGDDLASETNKEKGEEADIEESKWEKSPGSGGIKSKPLEGSPKELKEKIVQPCSYTSQELAFEHIRDLQVRSMTAV; encoded by the exons ATGAGGTCGGAGCGGgaggccgggccggggctggcgcgCGGGGGCGGCCGGGAGAAGCGGCCCATGGAGACCCCGCTCCGGCGGGAGTCACCGCGCCGGGAGCCCGagacccccccgccgcccccgggCCCGCCTCCGCCGCCTCACCCGGCCCTGGGCAGGCCGCGGGAGGAGAAGAGAGCGGCGCTGAGCAAG GTAGTTATTCGCCGGCTTCCTCCTAGTCTAACCAAGGAGCAACTGGAAGAGCAGCTACATCCACTACCTGCCCAcgattattttgaattttgcaCTGCTGATCCCAG TCTTTATCCTCATCTCTACTCAAGAGCATACATTAATTTTAGAAATCCTGATGACATCCTTCTTTTTAGAGATCGCTTTGATGGCTATGTCTTCATTGATAATAAAG GTTTGGAATATCCTGCTGTGGTAGAGTTTGCTCCATTCCAAAAGATTTCAAAAAAGAAGCTTAAGAAAAAAGATGCAAAAGCTGGGAGCATTGAGGATG aTCCAGAATATAGAAAATTTTTAGAAAGTTACTGTGCCGATGAAGAGAAAATCTGTGCTAATCCTGAGACTCTGTTGGGAGAGATTGAGGCAAAAACAAGGGAACTTATTG ctAGAAGAACAACACCTCTTTtggaatatattaaaaatagaaaattagaAAAGCAG AGGATACGagaagaaaaaagggaagaacGAAGGAGGAGAGAATTAGAAAAGAAACGTCTGcgagaggaagagaaaagaaagcgCAGAGAAGAAGAAAGACGTAAAAGAAAAGAAGCAGAGAAGCAAAAGAAAATTGCTGAAAAAGAAATAAGGATCAAG CTTCTTAAAAAGCCTGAAAAGGGAGATGACCTGGCCAGTGAAACGaataaggaaaaaggagaagAAGCTGATATTGAAGAAAGCAAATGGGAAAAATCACCTGGATCCGGGGGTATAAAATCCAAGCCATTGGAGGGCTCACCAAAGGAACTTAAGGAAAA